In a single window of the Elaeis guineensis isolate ETL-2024a chromosome 8, EG11, whole genome shotgun sequence genome:
- the LOC105049838 gene encoding uncharacterized protein produces MGNPQSYPPADASGTSYHSHKVFLLCNYILLGAASSCIFLTLSLRLIPSPCGLLLIFLHALTIIGAATGCAASPGSTKWHATHMVATVLTAIFQGSVALLVFTRTSDFLGELRSYVREEDGEVILKMVGGLGVVIFCLEWAVLALAFVLRYYAYMEGDSGSNAAMRSAKVQHDEEMKDWPWPFQV; encoded by the coding sequence ATGGGGAACCCACAATCCTACCCACCCGCTGATGCTTCGGGCACCAGCTATCACTCAcacaaggtcttcctcctctgcaACTACATCCTCCTCGGTGCTGCCTCCAGCTGCATCTTCCTCACCCTCTCCCTCCGCCTCATCCCCTCACCTTGCGGCCTCCTCCTCATCTTCCTCCATGCCCTCACCATAATCGGGGCCGCCACCGGCTGCGCCGCCTCGCCAGGTTCCACCAAGTGGCACGCCACCCACATGGTGGCCACCGTGCTCACAGCCATCTTCCAAGGTTCCGTGGCCCTGCTTGTGTTCACCAGGACGTCGGACTTCCTCGGGGAGCTGCGCTCCTATGTGAGGGAGGAGGATGGGGAGGTGATACTGAAGATGGTGGGTGGTCTCGGGGTGGTGATCTTTTGCTTGGAATGGGCGGTCCTGGCCCTGGCTTTTGTGCTGAGGTACTATGCCTATATGGAAGGGGACTCGGGGAGCAATGCTGCCATGAGGAGTGCCAAGGTGCAGCAtgatgaggagatgaaggattggCCATGGCCCTTCCAAGTCTAA